A section of the Kluyveromyces lactis strain NRRL Y-1140 chromosome F complete sequence genome encodes:
- the YCP4 gene encoding flavodoxin-like fold family protein (similar to uniprot|P25349 Saccharomyces cerevisiae YCR004C YCP4 Protein of unknown function, has sequence and structural similarity to flavodoxins; green fluorescent protein (GFP)-fusion protein localizes to the cytoplasm in a punctate pattern), whose product MVKVAIITYSLYGHIDSLAVKVKEGVEKAGGQADIFRVEETLSEELLTTLAAPEKPDYPVATLQTLEEYDAFLFGIPTRYGNVPQQWSTFWDTTGGLWQKGSLNGKPAGIFVSTASPGGGQETTIRNSLSYLVHHGMIFVPLGYKNAFAELSNTDEVHGGSAWGAGVIAAGDGSRTASDLELKVAEIQGQTFYEVAKKVARKSSSGTATADAKKKTAATAERKSEKPAAAEKKKSDSCCTIM is encoded by the coding sequence ATGGTTAAAGTTGCTATTATTACATATTCGTTATATGGTCATATTGATTCTTTGGCTGTTAAAGTTAAGGAAGGTGTGGAAAAGGCTGGTGGCCAAGCCGATATCTTTAGAGTGGAAGAGACTTTATCTGAGGAATTGTTAACTACACTTGCCGCACCAGAAAAGCCAGATTATCCAGTGGCCACGTTGCAAACTTTAGAAGAATATGACGCATTCTTGTTCGGTATTCCAACTAGATACGGAAACGTTCCTCAACAATGGTCCACTTTCTGGGATACTACAGGTGGGTTGTGGCAAAAGGGCTCTTTGAATGGTAAACCAGCCGGTATCTTTGTTTCTACTGCTTCGCCAGGTGGTGGACAAGAGACAACGATCAGAAATTCATTGTCTTATTTGGTCCACCACGGTATGATTTTCGTTCCATTGGGTTACAAGAATGCCTTTGCCGAGTTGTCCAATACTGACGAAGTTCATGGTGGTTCTGCTTGGGGTGCAGGTGTCATTGCCGCAGGCGATGGTTCTAGAACTGCTTCTGACTTGGAATTAAAGGTTGCTGAAATTCAGGGTCAAACTTTCTATGAAGTCGCTAAGAAGGTCGCCAGAAAGTCTTCTTCTGGTACCGCTACTGCTGAcgcaaagaagaaaactgCTGCAACCGCTGAAAGAAAGTCTGAGAAGCCTGCCGcagctgaaaagaagaagagcgACTCTTGTTGTACTATTATGTAA
- a CDS encoding uncharacterized protein (conserved hypothetical protein), translating to MTTTRQFKKVKKVPNYRIPVFTSIPTHPLGVKPSGNSLLEGADPQETRKLRKKLLGSLSVLPEDLIIEILAYIDDPNDLQNLGCSSRILYAYTYDEELWRKIYTKEYLKLESESPEQERISPFGCSRWRGSWRKTILKVDQEALIQCHNILFSDTLYRPYQCSQIDYTELFKKVIEFETSSYELGTCLNTEFGVPRMQETEFDVATFHEEFINKPFILQNKDGITSEGKPRWPRWTLDDLVERYPHEIFRQEAVKWDLSLYSYYFRENRDESPLYLFDCNSTALKLMSKEYAPPSIYHNDFFKLFQEKGIKCRPDHRWLIAGPARSGSTFHKDPNHTSAWNTGLSGMKLWVMLPPGENPPGVMTDKEEEEVTSPVGIAEWIISGYYNDAVKLAQEGRCQICVTFPGECIYVPSGWWHSVINLTDSVALTENFVPEPIVPKVMNFFKNKPAQISGFHLKDFVESVRVFLDTQERDDQSQNERLDALHSFIQNSDKYKIDNEDCGVLDTKDIHPPIYEFFVELISKSKYGDKLDEFLVKMKSIELEQLSKEQSNANVRESEAWNQLTKESSEGFSFGFSFDE from the coding sequence ATGACAACGACACGACAGTtcaagaaagtgaaaaaggTGCCAAATTACAGGATTCCTGTATTTACCAGCATCCCAACGCATCCGTTAGGGGTAAAACCTAGCGGGAATTCTTTATTAGAGGGTGCAGATCCTCAGGAAACTAGAAAGCTTAGGAAAAAGCTGTTAGGCTCTCTGTCAGTGCTACCAGAAGATCTTATAATCGAAATACTCGCATATATCGATGATCCAAATGACTTGCAGAACCTCGGATGTAGTTCTAGGATCCTTTACGCGTACACCTACGATGAGGAACTATGGAGAAAGATTTATACCAAGGAGTACTTGAAGTTGGAATCGGAAAGTCCAGAGCAAGAGCGTATTTCGCCGTTTGGATGTTCAAGGTGGAGGGGCTCGTGGAGAAAGACCATCTTGAAAGTAGACCAAGAAGCATTGATACAGTGTCATAATATTCTGTTCTCTGACACCTTATATAGACCATATCAATGTTCTCAGATCGATTATACAGAGCTTTTCAAAAAAGTGATTGAATTCGAAACGAGTTCGTATGAGTTAGGTACATGTCTGAACACAGAGTTTGGAGTACCTAGAATGCAAGAGACAGAATTTGATGTGGCAACTTTCCATGAAGAGTTTATCAATAAGCctttcattcttcaaaacaaaGATGGTATTACCTCGGAGGGGAAACCAAGATGGCCAAGATGGACGTTGGACGATTTAGTCGAGAGATATCCCCATGAAATATTCCGCCAAGAAGCAGTGAAATGGGACCTCTCATTATATTCCTACTATTTCAGAGAAAATAGAGATGAGTCGCCTTTGTACCTTTTCGATTGTAATAGCACTGCCTTAAAGCTGATGAGTAAAGAGTATGCTCCACCTTCCATCTACCATaacgatttcttcaaattgttccaagaaaaaggaaTCAAATGTCGACCTGATCACAGATGGCTAATTGCCGGTCCAGCAAGAAGCGGATCCACTTTCCATAAGGATCCGAATCACACTTCTGCATGGAATACAGGCTTGAGCGGCATGAAACTATGGGTAATGTTACCACCTGGAGAAAACCCACCCGGTGTGATGAcagataaagaagaagaagaagttacATCGCCTGTCGGTATAGCAGAGTGGATTATCTCGGGATATTATAACGATGCAGTGAAGTTGGCACAAGAGGGACGGTGTCAGATCTGTGTCACTTTCCCTGGAGAATGTATATACGTGCCCTCAGGATGGTGGCATTCGGTGATAAATTTAACAGATTCAGTTGCATTAACAGAGAATTTTGTACCTGAACCAATCGTTCCAAAAGTgatgaatttcttcaagaacAAGCCTGCGCAAATCTCGGGGTTCCACTTGAAAGATTTCGTAGAGTCTGTGAGAGTTTTCTTGGATACACAGGAGAGAGACGATCAATCACAAAACGAGAGGCTTGATGCTTTGCACAGCTTCATACAGAACAGCGATAAATACAAGATTGACAACGAAGACTGCGGTGTACTTGACACTAAAGACATACATCCACCGATTTACGAATTTTTCGTTGAATTAATATCGAAATCCAAATACGGTGACAAACTAGACGAGTTTTTagtgaaaatgaaatcaattgaattagAACAGCTGTCAAAGGAACAATCTAATGCTAATGTTCGTGAATCAGAGGCATGGAATCAGCTAACAAAAGAATCTTCGGAGGGATTTTCATTCGGATTTTCCTTCGATGAATGA